In the Solanum pennellii chromosome 5, SPENNV200 genome, one interval contains:
- the LOC107019596 gene encoding uncharacterized protein LOC107019596 has protein sequence MVKDMRSNMSLFVAGLGRASSTEGRATIFIGYMDIYRLMVYVQQVEEEKMKYREEYRNKKEKTGNECGHQKAQSQGSMAQRGSGSSLCGKCGRIYPRKFLDGHTGCFKCGQESHFIRECPNNKQGGENSCNRAQSSSVAPPNKVAPEELLLVPEDAEIASMLSLDARSKRTL, from the exons ATGGTGAAAGACATGAGGAGCAATATGAGCCTGTTTGTTGCAGGGTTGGGTCGTGCTTCAAGCACGGAAGGTAGGGCTACCATATTTATAGGTTACATGGATATATACAGGCTGATGGTATATGTtcaacaagttgaagaagagaaaatgaagTATAGAGAAGAGTACAGAAATAAGAAGGAAAAGACTGGGAATGAGTGTGGCCATCAGAAAG CCCAATCTCAAGGTAGTATGGCACAAAGGGGTAGTGGGAGTTCTCTGTGTGGTAAATGTGGTAGAATCTACCCTAGAAAGTTTCTTGATGGCCATACAGGTTGTTTTAAGTGTGGTCAAGAGAGTCACTTCATAAGAGAATGTCCTAATAATAAGCAAGGTGGTGAAAATTCATGCAACAGAGctcaatcttcatcagttgctccaccaaaCAAGGTTGCACCAGAGGAGCTACTTCTGGTTCCGGAGGACGCGGAAATTGCTTCTATGCTATCACTAGACGCCAGgagcaagagaactctctaG